TATTAATCTATTCTATATGTTCTCTTACTTCTGGAGAGATATGCTCATTGTATAATTGGGTGGATGATATGATATCGAAATGGAGTGTTTGGAGTGGGACCGACTTTTACTCTGTTTTCGTGTTCCGGGCATAAGGTGAACTCGGTCCCGATAGTCGGTCGGGACTGCATGATCCCTTCGAATTGGTTCTGCTCTTGAGTTGTATATAGTCTTATGAGTCCCAGTAGACGATTCATAGTAGTCAGTACATATATTATAAATATTCAAACACGTAATCAGTATGCGTTCCAGTGTAGCATGAGCACACTCTCGGCTGATACGGAGGGTTGGTTATCGTTTGGTAAACAGGACATGATGGTGTTCATACTCGTTATGTCCCTTACTGGGTTGCAGAATGCGTTCACAGAAATCATGCCTGAGTTCACGGTCGGACCGCTAGAACTGGGCGTTGGTGGCTTCATCTTTATCCCGATCGTGCTGGTGCTACTCTTCAGGACCTACTGGGCTGCAGTAGCTGTGCCTGTTGGCGAAATCGTATTCGGCGAAATACTGCTCGGTGAGTTCGATGGACTGGGTGCCATGGAGGGATTGCTCCTCATCCCTGTTTGCTATTATTTCGCCGCGAAACTGCTTCAGGACCCGGAAAACACCACTCAGTTGGCAATTGTCGTGTTTCTGGCTGAGGCACTCGAAGAGTTCTTCGCTACGTTCATCGATATTGGGAAGGTGTATATCGGGGTTGAAGAATTGGAAGCCGTACCCGGTCTCCCCGAGAGCATTATCGTGCTTGAAGGGGTCGACTTTCTCACACAGCTGCTGATCACGGGGATTCTTTTCGGCGTAATCCCCGCACTGTATCTCTACCCCAAGCTTCACCGGAAAGTCGAACCGCTGCTCGGTATGGAACCGTTTGAGGGTGAACGCGGCGGGTCGATGTGGCGTGGCTTTTCGCCGAAGGCGCTGTTGGCGGTGCTTATCGCCTTCCCGCTCGCCTTTGTGGCCGAGGCTGCCAGCGAAGTTGGTGGAGCGGTCAACGTCGTCTGGGAGCCGGAATTCCTCGCGACGTTCGGCCAGAGTTACATTGTAGTCCCGATTGTCGTTTCCGCTATCGTGGCCTCCATCGTCTGGTACCGCGCAACGCAAACGGCATAAGATGATGACAAAGACACATAACTCTCACATTGACGTTGAACAACTGCAGTTCCAGTATCCTGGTGCTGAGGAAGCCGTGTTGTCCGGGGCAGATCTGACAATCGAACCCGGCGAGTTCGTCGCCATCATCGGTGGGAACGGGTCCGGCAAGACGACGCTGTGTAAGTTGTTTAACGGGATCATCCCCCATTTTTACGAGGGGGATATGCAAGGACAAGTTACCGTCGCTGGACACGATGTCTCGGAAAGCTCTGTTGCAGACCTCTCTCAGCATGTCGGCTACGTGTTCCAGGAGTTCGACAACCAACTTGTCAGTCCGACTGTCTTCGAGGAAGTCGCGTTCGCCCCGATGAACTATGGGCACGAGGACTACCGCGAGCGAGTCCACCGAACACTAGATCTGCTTGATTTGAGTGGGCTGGAGGACCGTTTCGTCTGGGAACTCTCCGGCGGGCAAAAACACTTGGTTGCGCTGGCAGCAGCGTTATCGCTAGACCCCGACATCCTTGTCGTCGACGAACCAGCGGCACAGCTTGACCCAGTCAACGCCCGAGAGACCTACGACCGTCTCGCCATGCTCAACGAAACCCATGGGAAAACCGTGGTCACTATCGAGCATCAGACAGAGTTCATCGCCGAATATTGTGATAGCGTTGTCCTCGTTGAGGATGGCATTGTCAGTTGGAAATTACCGGTCGAGACGGCTCTGAATAAGCTCGAAGATCTCAGAGGGCAGGATGTCCATCCCCCACAGGTCACGCGTATCGCCGAGCGCATCCTTGATGATGCTCGCCCACTCCCGGTGACTCTTGCGGATGGCCTTGATTTGTTCACCGATTACGGCAGCAACACTGGAGCACGAACTGATGGATCATCGAAAGTGAACCAGACTGGGAAGCCTGTCATCTCCTTTGATAGCGTCTCCCATTCATATGATACACTCCGGAGCGGGACGAAAGACGTTCTCGATACTCTCTCACTGGATGTCTACCCGGACGAACGAGTCGTCCTCGCCGGCAGCAACGGTGCTGGGAAATCCACGCTCATGCAACTGGTGACTGGCTTGGAAACACCCGACGAAGGGACGGTAACCGTCGGCGGAACGGACACTGAAGATGTACTCCCGGAGCAACTGGCCGAGGAGGTGGTGTACGTCAAGCAGAACCCAGAAGAGATGTTTATCGACGATAGTGTCCGGGCTGATGTCGCCCACTATCTCGATGATAGGGACTACCCGAACGTTGAGCAGCGAGTTGATGAGGTGATCGAATTCCTCGACTTGGAGAACCTCCAGTCCCGGGATGGCCGTCTGCTCAGCGTCGGCCAGCAGCGACGGGCGTCACTGGCGATCGGGCTGGCGACGAACCCGTCGATTATCTTGCTTGACGAACCAACCGGCAGTCTCGACCTCGCAAGCCGTGAGGAGGTCGGTCGAACCATCAACCGGGCAGGCGAGCGTGTCGAGACGGTCGTGATTGCGACACACGACCTCGAACTCGCGGCATCGTGGGCGACTCGTGTTGTCGTGCTCGACGACGGTGACATCATCGCTGACGGTCCGCCAAGTGACGTGTTTGCTGACCTTCCTGCCCTCAAACAAGCAAACCTTCACCCACCGCAAGTGGTTCGCCTGGGGACAGAACTCGGTCTCAGTCCCGCACCGCTCACAGTTGAGGCGTTCACAGACCGACTGAACACGGCAAGTCCGTCGACCGAGACAGCAAAATCGCCCGTGGAGGAGCAGTGATGACGGCACTCGATGCGCTTCGCGATGCCACGTCTGTCGAGGCGATCAAGTCTGACTTGCTTCGGACGGCCTACGAGAATGAGGGTTCGTTCCTCCACCGCTTGGACCCCAGAGTCCTGTTACTCTGGTACGTCGTCTTCCTGTTCGTCCCGTGGCTGTTCTACGACACGACCGTCCTTCTCGGACTGCTAGCGTTCGTGTCAGTGCTCGCAGTCCTGTCACGG
This genomic stretch from Haloarcula sp. CBA1127 harbors:
- a CDS encoding ABC transporter ATP-binding protein; the encoded protein is MMTKTHNSHIDVEQLQFQYPGAEEAVLSGADLTIEPGEFVAIIGGNGSGKTTLCKLFNGIIPHFYEGDMQGQVTVAGHDVSESSVADLSQHVGYVFQEFDNQLVSPTVFEEVAFAPMNYGHEDYRERVHRTLDLLDLSGLEDRFVWELSGGQKHLVALAAALSLDPDILVVDEPAAQLDPVNARETYDRLAMLNETHGKTVVTIEHQTEFIAEYCDSVVLVEDGIVSWKLPVETALNKLEDLRGQDVHPPQVTRIAERILDDARPLPVTLADGLDLFTDYGSNTGARTDGSSKVNQTGKPVISFDSVSHSYDTLRSGTKDVLDTLSLDVYPDERVVLAGSNGAGKSTLMQLVTGLETPDEGTVTVGGTDTEDVLPEQLAEEVVYVKQNPEEMFIDDSVRADVAHYLDDRDYPNVEQRVDEVIEFLDLENLQSRDGRLLSVGQQRRASLAIGLATNPSIILLDEPTGSLDLASREEVGRTINRAGERVETVVIATHDLELAASWATRVVVLDDGDIIADGPPSDVFADLPALKQANLHPPQVVRLGTELGLSPAPLTVEAFTDRLNTASPSTETAKSPVEEQ